In Macadamia integrifolia cultivar HAES 741 chromosome 12, SCU_Mint_v3, whole genome shotgun sequence, the following are encoded in one genomic region:
- the LOC122058475 gene encoding protein MODIFIER OF SNC1 11-like isoform X1 yields MASTEMQKPKEAELSDPVTIKGLDTVIHQASLTERLDSSANPSTRPSDPATDVTKKEGEESTESAAVSSEDMTCPGAADAPVSDLQKKIRRAERFGMSVQLSEEEKRNSRAERFGTAPASHGSNVSQKSEEQKRKARAERFGLPSQLLANEEAKKKARLARFASVSKMDNAEEQKKKAREIRFSETTSGASSKVNGRANSVQFHWQLEVLKFPN; encoded by the exons ATGGCGTCGACGGAGATGCAGAAACCCAAGGAAGCAGAACTCTCCGATCCAGTTACTATAAAAGGCCTTGACACAGTTATCCACCAGGCATCGCTTACAGAACGTCTCGATTCATCCGCCAATCCATCTACTCGACCTTCTGATCCTGCAACGGATGTAacgaagaaggaaggagaagaatcaACGGAAAGCGCCGCTGTGAGTAGCGAAGATATGACGTGTCCAGGTGCTGCCGACGCTCCAGTGTCTGATCTTCAGAAAAAGATCCGTCGTGCAGAGCGTTTCGGGATGTCCGTTCAGCTCTCCGAAGAAGAAAAGCGGAACTCTCGAGCCGAAag GTTTGGCACTGCACCTGCCTCACATGGATCAAATGTCTCTCAGAAATCAGAGGAGCAGAAGAGAAAAGCTAGGGCGGAGAG GTTTGGGCTTCCGTCACAGTTGCTTGCCAATGAGGAGGCGAAGAAGAAAGCTCGTTTAGCTAGATTTGCATCAGTTTCCAAGATGGATAATGCTGAAGAACAGAAAAAGAAGGCAAGAGAAATCAG GTTTTCAGAAACTACATCTGGTGCTTCATCAAAAGTCAATGGGAGGGCCAATTCTGTGCAG TTTCACTGGCAATTGGAAGTTCTAAAATTTCCAAATTGA
- the LOC122058475 gene encoding protein MODIFIER OF SNC1 11-like isoform X3, with translation MASTEMQKPKEAELSDPVTIKGLDTVIHQASLTERLDSSANPSTRPSDPATDVTKKEGEESTESAAVSSEDMTCPGAADAPVSDLQKKIRRAERFGMSVQLSEEEKRNSRAERFGTAPASHGSNVSQKSEEQKRKARAERFGLPSQLLANEEAKKKARLARFASVSKMDNAEEQKKKAREIRFSETTSGASSKVNGRANSVQVELD, from the exons ATGGCGTCGACGGAGATGCAGAAACCCAAGGAAGCAGAACTCTCCGATCCAGTTACTATAAAAGGCCTTGACACAGTTATCCACCAGGCATCGCTTACAGAACGTCTCGATTCATCCGCCAATCCATCTACTCGACCTTCTGATCCTGCAACGGATGTAacgaagaaggaaggagaagaatcaACGGAAAGCGCCGCTGTGAGTAGCGAAGATATGACGTGTCCAGGTGCTGCCGACGCTCCAGTGTCTGATCTTCAGAAAAAGATCCGTCGTGCAGAGCGTTTCGGGATGTCCGTTCAGCTCTCCGAAGAAGAAAAGCGGAACTCTCGAGCCGAAag GTTTGGCACTGCACCTGCCTCACATGGATCAAATGTCTCTCAGAAATCAGAGGAGCAGAAGAGAAAAGCTAGGGCGGAGAG GTTTGGGCTTCCGTCACAGTTGCTTGCCAATGAGGAGGCGAAGAAGAAAGCTCGTTTAGCTAGATTTGCATCAGTTTCCAAGATGGATAATGCTGAAGAACAGAAAAAGAAGGCAAGAGAAATCAG GTTTTCAGAAACTACATCTGGTGCTTCATCAAAAGTCAATGGGAGGGCCAATTCTGTGCAG GTTGAGCTCGACTAG
- the LOC122058475 gene encoding protein MODIFIER OF SNC1 11-like isoform X5 gives MASTEMQKPKEAELSDPVTIKGLDTVIHQASLTERLDSSANPSTRPSDPATDVTKKEGEESTESAAVSSEDMTCPGAADAPVSDLQKKIRRAERFGMSVQLSEEEKRNSRAERFGTAPASHGSNVSQKSEEQKRKARAERFGLPSQLLANEEAKKKARLARFASVSKMDNAEEQKKKAREIRFSETTSGASSKVNGRANSVQI, from the exons ATGGCGTCGACGGAGATGCAGAAACCCAAGGAAGCAGAACTCTCCGATCCAGTTACTATAAAAGGCCTTGACACAGTTATCCACCAGGCATCGCTTACAGAACGTCTCGATTCATCCGCCAATCCATCTACTCGACCTTCTGATCCTGCAACGGATGTAacgaagaaggaaggagaagaatcaACGGAAAGCGCCGCTGTGAGTAGCGAAGATATGACGTGTCCAGGTGCTGCCGACGCTCCAGTGTCTGATCTTCAGAAAAAGATCCGTCGTGCAGAGCGTTTCGGGATGTCCGTTCAGCTCTCCGAAGAAGAAAAGCGGAACTCTCGAGCCGAAag GTTTGGCACTGCACCTGCCTCACATGGATCAAATGTCTCTCAGAAATCAGAGGAGCAGAAGAGAAAAGCTAGGGCGGAGAG GTTTGGGCTTCCGTCACAGTTGCTTGCCAATGAGGAGGCGAAGAAGAAAGCTCGTTTAGCTAGATTTGCATCAGTTTCCAAGATGGATAATGCTGAAGAACAGAAAAAGAAGGCAAGAGAAATCAG GTTTTCAGAAACTACATCTGGTGCTTCATCAAAAGTCAATGGGAGGGCCAATTCTGTGCAG ATATAA
- the LOC122058475 gene encoding protein MODIFIER OF SNC1 11-like isoform X2 encodes MASTEMQKPKEAELSDPVTIKGLDTVIHQASLTERLDSSANPSTRPSDPATDVTKKEGEESTESAAVSSEDMTCPGAADAPVSDLQKKIRRAERFGMSVQLSEEEKRNSRAERFGTAPASHGSNVSQKSEEQKRKARAERFGLPSQLLANEEAKKKARLARFASVSKMDNAEEQKKKAREIRFSETTSGASSKVNGRANSVQTAIVAKAHGGT; translated from the exons ATGGCGTCGACGGAGATGCAGAAACCCAAGGAAGCAGAACTCTCCGATCCAGTTACTATAAAAGGCCTTGACACAGTTATCCACCAGGCATCGCTTACAGAACGTCTCGATTCATCCGCCAATCCATCTACTCGACCTTCTGATCCTGCAACGGATGTAacgaagaaggaaggagaagaatcaACGGAAAGCGCCGCTGTGAGTAGCGAAGATATGACGTGTCCAGGTGCTGCCGACGCTCCAGTGTCTGATCTTCAGAAAAAGATCCGTCGTGCAGAGCGTTTCGGGATGTCCGTTCAGCTCTCCGAAGAAGAAAAGCGGAACTCTCGAGCCGAAag GTTTGGCACTGCACCTGCCTCACATGGATCAAATGTCTCTCAGAAATCAGAGGAGCAGAAGAGAAAAGCTAGGGCGGAGAG GTTTGGGCTTCCGTCACAGTTGCTTGCCAATGAGGAGGCGAAGAAGAAAGCTCGTTTAGCTAGATTTGCATCAGTTTCCAAGATGGATAATGCTGAAGAACAGAAAAAGAAGGCAAGAGAAATCAG GTTTTCAGAAACTACATCTGGTGCTTCATCAAAAGTCAATGGGAGGGCCAATTCTGTGCAG ACGGCTATTGTGGCTAAGGCCCATGGAGGGACTTAG
- the LOC122058198 gene encoding protein TONNEAU 1a-like isoform X1, giving the protein MDDYTREMMDLKTLVTRTLEKKGVLAKIRAELRASVFEAIEEEDRVVENEDGVPPALLGSCNDRARQLHASPSGRLLTALICEYLDWAQLGHTLKVYLPECNLQKDFWKAELKDFNSKNGYDLNRNAEGGPLLLDVLEGFLKYENLSQARATGRRVVGSEIESTSNPESRNTRRPSSSAVAGGLPPLGRPVPVSQASDRRIGSSMPGYRKDEYNWRYENDELSEDVVQASNALENIQLDRKARNLTTSWRHVGDGVTEGDGKADHI; this is encoded by the exons ATGGATGACTACACGAGGGAGATGATGGACCTTAAGACCCTCGTTACTCGAACCCTTGAGAAGAAAGGTGTTCTTGCTAAGATCAGG GCCGAGCTGAGGGCAAGTGTCTTTGAGGCCATCGAAGAGGAAGATCGTGTGGTTGAGAATGAAGATGGTGTACCCCCTGCACTACTTGGTAGCTGCAATGACCGTGCAAGGCAGCTTCATGCTTCTCCTTCAG GAAGGCTATTAACTGCTCTAATATGTGAATACTTGGACTGGGCACAACTGGGCCACACCCTAAAAGTTTATCTGCCAGAGTGTAATttg CAAAAAGATTTTTGGAAAGCTGAGTTGAAAGATTTTAATAGCAAAAATGGATATGATCTCAATAGGAATGCAGAAGGTGGTCCTTTGCTTCTGGATGTTCTTGAAGGGTTTTTGAAGTATGAG AATTTATCCCAAGCAAGGGCTACTGGGAGGAGAGTAGTTGGTTCAGAAATTGAATCCACATCTAATCCTGAGTCCAGAAATACTCGGAGGCCCTCTTCATCAGCAGTTGCTGGAGGCTTACCACCCCTTGGAAG GCCGGTTCCTGTTTCTCAGGCATCTG ATCGGAGAATAGGCTCTTCTATGCCTGGTTATAGGAAGGATGAATATAATTGGAGATATGAGAATGATGAGCTTTCAGAGGATGTAGTTCAAGCATCAAATGCCTTAGAAAACATCCAGTTGGACAGAAAAGCACGGAATCTTACAACATCTTGGCG ACATGTTGGAGATGGAGTCACAGAGGGTGATGGAAAGGCTGATCATATATAG
- the LOC122058475 gene encoding protein MODIFIER OF SNC1 11-like isoform X4, translated as MASTEMQKPKEAELSDPVTIKGLDTVIHQASLTERLDSSANPSTRPSDPATDVTKKEGEESTESAAVSSEDMTCPGAADAPVSDLQKKIRRAERFGMSVQLSEEEKRNSRAERFGTAPASHGSNVSQKSEEQKRKARAERFGLPSQLLANEEAKKKARLARFASVSKMDNAEEQKKKAREIRFSETTSGASSKVNGRANSVQLD; from the exons ATGGCGTCGACGGAGATGCAGAAACCCAAGGAAGCAGAACTCTCCGATCCAGTTACTATAAAAGGCCTTGACACAGTTATCCACCAGGCATCGCTTACAGAACGTCTCGATTCATCCGCCAATCCATCTACTCGACCTTCTGATCCTGCAACGGATGTAacgaagaaggaaggagaagaatcaACGGAAAGCGCCGCTGTGAGTAGCGAAGATATGACGTGTCCAGGTGCTGCCGACGCTCCAGTGTCTGATCTTCAGAAAAAGATCCGTCGTGCAGAGCGTTTCGGGATGTCCGTTCAGCTCTCCGAAGAAGAAAAGCGGAACTCTCGAGCCGAAag GTTTGGCACTGCACCTGCCTCACATGGATCAAATGTCTCTCAGAAATCAGAGGAGCAGAAGAGAAAAGCTAGGGCGGAGAG GTTTGGGCTTCCGTCACAGTTGCTTGCCAATGAGGAGGCGAAGAAGAAAGCTCGTTTAGCTAGATTTGCATCAGTTTCCAAGATGGATAATGCTGAAGAACAGAAAAAGAAGGCAAGAGAAATCAG GTTTTCAGAAACTACATCTGGTGCTTCATCAAAAGTCAATGGGAGGGCCAATTCTGTGCAG CTCGACTAG
- the LOC122058198 gene encoding protein TONNEAU 1a-like isoform X2, producing the protein MDDYTREMMDLKTLVTRTLEKKGVLAKIRAELRASVFEAIEEEDRVVENEDGVPPALLGSCNDRARQLHASPSGRLLTALICEYLDWAQLGHTLKVYLPECNLQKDFWKAELKDFNSKNGYDLNRNAEGGPLLLDVLEGFLKYENLSQARATGRRVVGSEIESTSNPESRNTRRPSSSAVAGGLPPLGSISDRRIGSSMPGYRKDEYNWRYENDELSEDVVQASNALENIQLDRKARNLTTSWRHVGDGVTEGDGKADHI; encoded by the exons ATGGATGACTACACGAGGGAGATGATGGACCTTAAGACCCTCGTTACTCGAACCCTTGAGAAGAAAGGTGTTCTTGCTAAGATCAGG GCCGAGCTGAGGGCAAGTGTCTTTGAGGCCATCGAAGAGGAAGATCGTGTGGTTGAGAATGAAGATGGTGTACCCCCTGCACTACTTGGTAGCTGCAATGACCGTGCAAGGCAGCTTCATGCTTCTCCTTCAG GAAGGCTATTAACTGCTCTAATATGTGAATACTTGGACTGGGCACAACTGGGCCACACCCTAAAAGTTTATCTGCCAGAGTGTAATttg CAAAAAGATTTTTGGAAAGCTGAGTTGAAAGATTTTAATAGCAAAAATGGATATGATCTCAATAGGAATGCAGAAGGTGGTCCTTTGCTTCTGGATGTTCTTGAAGGGTTTTTGAAGTATGAG AATTTATCCCAAGCAAGGGCTACTGGGAGGAGAGTAGTTGGTTCAGAAATTGAATCCACATCTAATCCTGAGTCCAGAAATACTCGGAGGCCCTCTTCATCAGCAGTTGCTGGAGGCTTACCACCCCTTGGAAG CATTTCAGATCGGAGAATAGGCTCTTCTATGCCTGGTTATAGGAAGGATGAATATAATTGGAGATATGAGAATGATGAGCTTTCAGAGGATGTAGTTCAAGCATCAAATGCCTTAGAAAACATCCAGTTGGACAGAAAAGCACGGAATCTTACAACATCTTGGCG ACATGTTGGAGATGGAGTCACAGAGGGTGATGGAAAGGCTGATCATATATAG